The following proteins are co-located in the Flammeovirga kamogawensis genome:
- a CDS encoding rhodanese-like domain-containing protein, with amino-acid sequence MKSITVEELKDLQDSGADFQLIDVREDYEFDEANLGGVLIPLATVIDEAEEKISKDKRVIIHCRSGKRSANAIAALEGMKGYTNLENLEGGILAYIDAFGLDD; translated from the coding sequence ATGAAAAGTATTACTGTAGAAGAATTAAAAGATTTACAAGATAGTGGCGCAGACTTCCAATTAATTGACGTGCGTGAGGACTACGAATTCGACGAGGCTAACCTTGGCGGAGTATTGATTCCTTTAGCTACCGTTATTGATGAAGCAGAAGAAAAAATCAGTAAAGACAAGCGTGTAATTATCCACTGTCGTAGTGGCAAGCGTTCAGCTAATGCAATTGCTGCTTTAGAAGGAATGAAAGGTTATACAAACCTAGAAAACCTTGAAGGTGGTATTCTTGCATATATTGATGCTTTTGGTCTTGATGACTAA
- a CDS encoding OsmC family protein, whose translation MKIELNRVNEGVRFEATSEEGNTLHIDAGKGKMDGMGQGSAFSPMQLVLTGVAGCAVFDLIHILKKQRQEIQDVKITIDGERKDAVPAPFETVNVHFKLFGDINEGKAERAVALAVEKYCSVAEMVKSTATITHSFEIIK comes from the coding sequence ATGAAAATCGAATTAAATAGAGTAAATGAAGGGGTTCGTTTTGAAGCAACTTCAGAAGAAGGAAATACATTACACATTGATGCTGGTAAAGGTAAAATGGATGGAATGGGACAAGGTTCAGCTTTTAGCCCAATGCAATTAGTATTAACTGGAGTAGCAGGATGTGCTGTTTTTGATTTGATTCATATTTTAAAGAAACAACGTCAAGAAATTCAAGATGTAAAAATTACTATTGACGGAGAAAGAAAAGATGCAGTACCAGCACCATTTGAAACGGTAAATGTTCACTTTAAATTATTTGGTGACATTAATGAAGGCAAAGCAGAAAGAGCTGTTGCTTTAGCAGTTGAAAAATATTGTTCTGTTGCTGAGATGGTAAAATCTACAGCGACAATCACACATTCTTTCGAAATTATAAAATAA
- a CDS encoding trans-sulfuration enzyme family protein yields the protein MSQEDKKFETIAVRAQTERSHNREHSVPIYATSSFTFEDADHANALFSDEVEGNIYSRYSNPNNDEFIDKLVQLEGAEAGIATSSGMSAMFLSIASFVKSGDHVVASRSLFGSTHQILTQLLPRWGVSHTYVDFDDLEGFDKAVQPNTKMIFIETPSNPAIDLIDIEALAKIANKHNVILNVDNCFATPYIQNPIALGAHIVTHSATKFIDGQGRVLAGAILGTKEHMDEVKFLSRHTGPALSPFHGWILSKSLETLAVRMEKHCDNALKVAQALEGFPQVQMVKYPFLKSHPQYDLAKKQMRLGGAIVSFEIKGGVEAGKKFWDSLKMVSRSSNLGDTRTIATHPASTTHSKLSEEERLSVGITPGLIRISVGLEHLDDIIGDIKQALEA from the coding sequence ATGAGCCAAGAGGATAAAAAATTTGAAACCATTGCGGTAAGAGCACAAACAGAGCGTTCACATAACAGAGAACATTCTGTGCCAATTTATGCAACTTCAAGTTTCACATTTGAAGACGCAGACCATGCAAATGCATTATTTTCTGATGAAGTAGAAGGTAATATCTATTCAAGATATTCAAATCCTAATAATGATGAGTTTATTGATAAACTTGTTCAATTAGAGGGGGCTGAAGCAGGAATTGCAACATCATCAGGTATGTCTGCAATGTTTTTAAGTATTGCATCTTTTGTAAAGAGTGGTGATCATGTAGTTGCATCTAGATCTTTATTTGGTTCAACTCATCAGATCTTAACACAATTGCTACCTCGTTGGGGAGTTTCTCATACGTATGTAGATTTTGATGATTTAGAAGGCTTTGATAAAGCTGTTCAGCCAAATACTAAAATGATATTTATTGAAACGCCATCTAATCCGGCTATCGATTTAATAGATATTGAAGCATTGGCTAAAATAGCAAACAAGCATAACGTTATTCTTAATGTGGATAACTGCTTTGCTACTCCATATATCCAAAACCCAATTGCTTTGGGTGCTCATATTGTAACGCACTCTGCAACTAAGTTTATAGACGGGCAAGGTAGAGTGTTAGCAGGAGCAATTCTTGGTACAAAAGAACATATGGATGAGGTAAAATTCTTATCTAGACATACAGGACCAGCTTTATCTCCTTTCCATGGTTGGATCTTATCAAAATCATTAGAGACACTTGCTGTTCGTATGGAGAAGCACTGTGATAATGCTTTAAAAGTAGCACAGGCTTTAGAGGGTTTTCCACAAGTGCAAATGGTGAAATATCCATTCTTAAAGTCTCACCCACAATATGATTTAGCAAAAAAACAAATGCGCTTAGGTGGTGCAATAGTTTCTTTTGAAATTAAAGGTGGAGTAGAAGCAGGTAAGAAATTCTGGGATAGTTTAAAAATGGTATCAAGATCTTCAAACCTTGGAGATACTCGAACAATTGCTACGCACCCAGCATCTACAACTCACTCTAAATTAAGTGAAGAAGAAAGATTATCAGTTGGTATTACACCAGGTTTAATCCGTATTTCTGTAGGTTTAGAACACCTAGACGATATTATTGGAGATATTAAACAAGCGTTAGAAGCGTAG
- a CDS encoding GAF domain-containing protein produces MKTGYLDQALSIYQNLTRELTFKGLCTKILSTVTSTSIVEKASIIIKSGDDFVLKAYQARTDNEPVFSESNRIAFDDDLPLGILSQIKESKSTVFVDVTKGNQTVSSDLYVKLNSPTYINFIPLWNEDVIVGFLMLEQFQNLNSTPESIKFLQLLAPQIAILLQNAVALESYKKLSTAVEPKEEKIQKDTEQDDSSIKKSDLKVLGDIGQIIATSHTIESMIQTVYQKINKLIDAQTLDIGVYNEEKGLLEFPSSYEDGEKLPYNTCDIKEGNRLATICFNENRIIHINNFDDEIRDVIPAYEVTAPRVGKKVKSIIYVPIIDKNEVIGVITVQSGFENAYNPDDIYLIRNISSYIAIAIDNINLSKSSKEQEETHILETKMNEEKLTKAYTTLKSLGEIGQDITSNLSIERISDTAYESLNSLIDAPLFSIGIYNKDRGVLEVSTNIEHGEKLPPKTILLTDNSKLSVQCFKTLKEIIINDIVSEYATFLPNTKLPYDDVAKMPQSLIYLPLIGKEGTLGFITVQSYKSHAFLESDLNVLRNIAIYIGIALDNALTYEGLEEIVTDRTAELQQQKQEVEANRDEIEQSYKNVQLLSDIGVTLSSSLSVDGVIETVYKNVHSLMDATTFGIGIYKHRKQQIEFRGAMEKGEKLPFFIHEMSDKTKLSSIALIENKDIVISDITTEIYDYIDADEEIKTIGDMPFSIIYLPLRTKEKLIGVITVQSFKKNSYSELQVNLLKNIAVLSAIAIDNAVSYEKIERQKEELQSTSQKITSSIKYAKQIQSAILPNRTVIRNLLPDSFIFHKPKDIVSGDFFWFHQEGNRTFIATVDCNNNGVPGAMMSIIGTSLFREIVEIQGVTSPDEIIALMNQRLSIHLSPKTQEKENAIDISLCVIDKDANVMEFAGANTSLVRIANDKFYFIKGTPVSISSNSDNSTKFKKHTFDLNDNATYYMYTDGYAQQIGGEDKKEFSNDQFLKLLNDNYKTDKSAQRTSIRRAFNDWMENELVQTDDVLVLGFSPNA; encoded by the coding sequence ATGAAAACAGGATATTTAGATCAGGCACTTTCAATATATCAGAATTTAACTAGAGAGTTAACTTTTAAAGGTCTTTGTACAAAGATTTTATCAACGGTTACTTCTACATCAATTGTTGAGAAAGCATCAATTATTATTAAGTCAGGCGATGATTTTGTTTTAAAAGCATATCAAGCAAGAACTGATAATGAACCTGTTTTTTCAGAATCAAACCGTATCGCTTTTGATGACGATTTGCCTTTAGGCATTTTAAGTCAGATAAAAGAAAGTAAATCAACTGTTTTTGTTGATGTTACAAAAGGAAATCAAACGGTATCTTCTGATTTATACGTCAAATTAAATTCTCCTACTTACATTAATTTTATCCCACTTTGGAATGAAGATGTTATTGTAGGCTTTTTAATGTTAGAACAGTTTCAAAATTTAAACTCAACGCCTGAGAGTATTAAATTCTTACAACTATTAGCTCCTCAAATAGCTATTTTACTTCAAAATGCTGTTGCTTTAGAGAGCTATAAAAAGTTATCTACTGCTGTTGAACCAAAAGAAGAAAAAATACAAAAAGATACAGAACAGGATGATTCATCAATTAAAAAATCTGATTTAAAAGTTTTAGGTGATATCGGGCAAATTATTGCTACTTCACACACTATTGAATCAATGATTCAGACTGTTTATCAGAAGATAAATAAATTAATTGATGCACAGACTTTAGATATAGGTGTTTATAACGAAGAAAAAGGTCTTCTAGAATTCCCTTCGTCTTATGAAGATGGAGAAAAGTTACCTTATAACACCTGTGATATTAAAGAAGGAAACAGACTAGCAACAATCTGTTTTAATGAGAATAGAATAATTCACATCAATAATTTTGATGATGAAATTAGAGATGTTATCCCTGCATATGAGGTAACAGCTCCGAGAGTAGGTAAAAAAGTGAAATCTATTATTTACGTTCCAATTATTGACAAAAATGAAGTAATTGGCGTAATCACTGTTCAGAGTGGTTTTGAGAATGCTTATAACCCAGATGATATCTACTTAATAAGAAATATTAGTTCGTATATCGCTATTGCAATTGATAATATCAACTTATCAAAATCTTCGAAAGAGCAAGAAGAAACGCATATACTAGAAACTAAAATGAATGAAGAAAAACTGACTAAAGCCTACACTACATTAAAAAGTTTAGGTGAAATTGGTCAGGACATTACTTCTAACCTTTCTATTGAAAGAATCTCGGATACAGCCTACGAAAGTTTAAATAGTTTAATTGATGCTCCTCTTTTCTCTATCGGTATTTATAATAAAGACCGTGGAGTTCTTGAAGTTTCAACCAACATAGAGCACGGAGAAAAACTCCCTCCTAAAACAATATTACTTACTGATAATAGTAAATTGTCTGTTCAGTGTTTTAAAACATTGAAAGAAATTATTATTAATGATATTGTAAGTGAGTACGCTACATTTCTACCAAATACTAAGTTACCTTATGATGATGTGGCTAAAATGCCGCAGTCATTAATTTACCTACCACTAATTGGTAAAGAAGGAACCTTAGGATTTATTACAGTTCAGAGTTATAAATCTCATGCATTCTTAGAAAGTGATTTGAACGTTTTAAGAAACATTGCAATTTATATTGGTATTGCCCTTGATAACGCATTAACGTATGAAGGTCTTGAAGAAATTGTAACAGATAGAACTGCTGAACTTCAACAACAAAAACAAGAAGTAGAAGCAAATAGAGATGAAATTGAGCAGTCTTATAAAAATGTACAGTTGTTATCTGACATTGGTGTAACACTTTCTTCGAGTTTAAGTGTAGACGGTGTTATTGAAACTGTTTATAAAAACGTTCATAGCTTAATGGATGCTACTACTTTTGGTATTGGTATTTATAAACACAGAAAACAACAAATTGAATTTAGAGGTGCAATGGAAAAAGGTGAAAAATTACCTTTCTTTATTCACGAAATGAGTGATAAAACGAAATTATCATCAATTGCTCTAATTGAAAATAAAGACATTGTAATTTCTGATATTACTACAGAAATCTATGATTATATTGATGCAGATGAAGAAATTAAGACCATCGGCGATATGCCGTTTTCTATTATTTATCTTCCGTTAAGAACAAAAGAAAAGCTTATTGGTGTTATTACTGTTCAAAGCTTTAAGAAAAATTCTTACTCTGAGTTACAGGTAAATCTTCTGAAAAACATCGCTGTACTTTCTGCAATTGCAATTGATAATGCGGTTTCTTACGAAAAGATTGAGCGCCAAAAAGAAGAGCTTCAATCAACTTCACAAAAAATTACGTCAAGTATTAAGTATGCCAAGCAAATTCAAAGTGCAATTCTGCCTAACCGTACTGTAATAAGAAATTTACTTCCAGATTCGTTCATTTTCCATAAACCGAAAGATATTGTTTCTGGAGATTTCTTCTGGTTCCATCAAGAAGGTAACCGTACATTTATTGCAACTGTAGATTGTAATAATAATGGTGTTCCTGGTGCAATGATGAGTATTATTGGAACTTCTTTATTCAGAGAAATTGTGGAAATTCAAGGAGTAACATCACCAGATGAGATTATTGCATTGATGAATCAACGTCTTTCAATCCATTTAAGTCCAAAAACACAAGAAAAAGAAAATGCAATTGATATTTCTTTATGTGTTATTGATAAAGATGCCAATGTAATGGAGTTTGCGGGTGCTAATACTTCTTTGGTTAGAATAGCAAACGATAAATTCTATTTTATTAAAGGTACTCCAGTTTCAATTAGTTCTAACTCTGACAACTCTACTAAATTTAAGAAGCATACTTTTGATCTTAACGATAATGCTACTTATTATATGTACACAGATGGTTATGCTCAACAAATTGGTGGAGAAGATAAAAAAGAATTTAGTAATGATCAGTTCTTAAAACTATTGAACGATAATTACAAAACTGATAAATCTGCACAAAGAACATCTATACGTAGAGCATTTAATGATTGGATGGAAAATGAGCTAGTTCAGACAGATGATGTTCTTGTACTTGGTTTTTCTCCAAATGCATAA